The bacterium genome contains the following window.
GATAGTCATAATTTCCTATTAGATTAACTGATGGATAATAGTCGCTTCTGGCTATCTTCACTTTTTGCTTCAGAATCTCAATGTTAGCCTTTAATTGCTTTAATTCCGGACGCATCTCTTGAGCTTCCTTGAGACATTCATTCAGGTTTATAATCTGTGGCCTAAGCTCCAGGATGTCAATAACTTCAACTGGAGTGTTCTGGTCCTGAGCCAGTACCTGGTTAAATGAAACTTTAGCCAGATTAACCCTATTTTCTGCCTGAACCAGATTTTGCTGGACATTAGCTAACTGCACCTCTGTCTTCAAGACATCTACTTTAGCCACCATGCCAGCATCATAGAAGTTGGTAACTACTTTCAGGTGAGATTCTACTTGTTTAACTGTCTCCTGAGCGATTTGCTGAAATTTTAATGCCTTTAAGATACCCAAATAAGCACTTTTTACTTCTAATATTAATTCGTTTTTTACCTTTTTATATTCATATTGAGTTGATTCATAGTTATCTTTAGCAAGTTCATAGTTAGAAGAGATTTTGCCGCCGGTAAACAAGGGTTGCTGAATTACACCTTTAGCCTCATAAATTTCATCATCACTCATAGCCATTGATAGACCCTGAAAATCTACCGTGGTAGCTTCATTTAATCTTGTATAACTTGACTCTAATTTTAGTGTTGGATAAAAGCCTGTTTTAACCTCCAAGATACCTTCTTTTGATAGAATTACCTTTTTTGAGGCGGCACGCAGACTATGATTATTACTGATAGCCAACTCAATGCTTCTCTCCAAATTTAGTGGCTCTGACCAGGCTTCAGAAACTACACAAACAACTATAACAAACATAACTCCAAAAATTCTCATTTTTTTACTACCCCCTTTAACCATATTTCTAAAATAGTATCCAACTCATTAGTGAGTGGATACTTCTCGTCGTTTATCAACCATTTGTAGATTATCGCATTAGATAGTCCAATCAAGGCAATCTCATCTACATCTGCTTTATAGTATCCATCCCTTGAAAAAAACAGTCATAGCTGATTGTAGTATTTGTTCATTCTTCTCCTGCCTTTTTGATTCCCTTTTTGCGGCAGATATTTGATGTTTCATAAGTTATCCCTTTGCACAAAGAATACGGACTTGTCCGTTCTATTTTAACAATACCATAATTATCTCAAATCGTCAATAAAAATTTTGACCTGTGCAATTAGAAATAAAAGGATAATATTTTTGGGACGCTGTCCCCAAGCCCCTGCTGGGGGTTTTGGGGAACGCGTTCCCCCAATGGGGTCTGGGACAAAACCCCAGAACATCTTCCTTAATTTTCTACCTGCACAGGTGGAAATTTTTGTTGACTTTTGAATGATTTTGGCGTATCATAAATTGTAACCGTTCAGGATATAGCCACAGAGCCACAGAGAACACAGAGGGAATATATAATCACGAATGAATCCCGTTAGATGTTCTACTATCTAACGAGGTGAACCCAAATCTCCCTGAACAACAAAAAGATTTGGTAATACAATTTATGAAAGTGCAGCGGTTACAAAGAGGATAACTTAAAGATGCCAGAATTACCTGAGGTAGAAACTATTGTTCGTGGATTACAACAACAGATTATTGGCCAAAAAATTATTAAGGTAAGTGTCCATCTGCCTAAAATTATCAAGCAGGAAACAAAGGAGTTTGCCTCACAACTAAAGGATACACAGATACAGGGCATCAGTCGTCGGGGCAAGATGATTATCATTACTCTTTCAAATAACCTCAGTCTGGTTATTCATCTTAAACTTAGTGGTCAAATTGTTTATACTTCACCCCGGTCACCAATGGCAAATCATACCCACCTTGTTATTGAACTATCTGGTGGTAATCAATTACGATATATAGACCTGCGTCAGTTTGGTTATGTTATCTTAACCAAAACATCGATATTATCCCAGCTTACGCAATTGGCGGGACTTGGTGATGAGCCGCTGAAGATTTCATTATCCGATTTCAAAAGATTAATTTCTACGAAAAAGGGGCGGATAAAGTCGTTATTACTTAATCAATCATTTCTGGCTGGAATTGGCAATATTTATGCAGATGAATCCTTACATCTGGCACGGATTCATCCCCTTCAATTAGCCTCAACATTGACTCAATCGCAAATAAAAATACTTTATCAATCTATCAGGAATGTCTTAACCGCGGCGATTCTGTATCGAGGTTCAAGTATCAGCAACTATGTTGATTCAAGTGGTCAGGAAGGCGGTTATCAGAGATTCCATCGGGTTTATCAACGGGAAGGGCAAATGTGCGTTACCTGTCAGGAAAAGATATCGCGAATAAAAATAGGCGGTCGCTCAAGCTATTTTTGCCCGCATTGCCAAAAACTGAACTTTCGTATGAATATGGATAAACACAGATGAATTCTATGCACAAATAATCGAATTTTGGGATAAAATTTTGTTGACATGAGTTAAAATTTGTGATAAAATGTCCTCAGATTCACTTAAAGCCGGTGTAGCTCAGGGGCAGAGCGGCTGATTCGTAATCAGTAGGTCGGAGGTTCAATTCCTCTCGCCGGCTCCAAAGTAAATGGGAAGCGGGAAGTAGGAAAAAAATAAAACCATAACCAAAATACTTCTCCCTTTTCCATTTCCCATTTTTTCATTTGTTAGACTTCACCTGAGTAAATAATTACTTACTTTTTAATTAATTAACCGGGAGGGCTATTTTGGTCACAAGATCATACCGTGAGAGAATCCTTGTCTTTATTATTATTATTTCCTTGATTTCTTTTTTTCTGATTATCCGATTATTTTATATCCAGCTTGTCCAATCCAGGAAAATGAGTGGATTGGCAAAAGGTGAACATACTAAAATCTTACAAATCGAATTAGCCAGAGGAACTATATTTGATTGCAACCTGCAAGAATTAGCCATGAGTATTGAGGTAGATTCAATCTATAGTCAACCAAACCGAATCGAAAGACCATACAAAACCGCAATTCAACTATCAAATATCTTAGGAATGAACCCAACCACTCTCTATAAAAAATTAACTCATAATTCATCTTTTGTCTGGTTAAAAAGGAAGGTAGAGAAAAAACAATCACAAAAGATAAGAGAATTAAATATTAAGGGAATAGATTTCTTGAAAGAGTATAAACGCTTTTATCCTAAAAATCATTTAGGGGCTCATCTCATAGGTTTTGTTGGATTAGATAATGAAGGATTAGAAGGAATTGAATCAATCTATGATAAATATTTAAAAGCAGGAATTAATCGTCTGGTAGTTCTGAAAGATGGAGAGGGTAGAACTATTTTATGCCCACAAAATAATCCACTTGTAAAAAAGGCATCAAATGGAAATGATATTATTCTTACCATAGATGAAATTATTCAACATCACGCTGAAGCAGAGCTGAAAAATATCTGTGAGGAGCAGAAGGCTAAATCTGGTTCAATAATTGTTATGGTCCCAAAGACTGGAGAGATATTAGCCTGGGCTATTTATCCTTTTTATAATCCTAATTGTTTTTCTCAATTTCCATCTCATCAATACAGGAATACAATTGTTACGGATATTTTTGAGCCTGGTTCTACTTTCAAGATATTTTCTGCCATTGCTTTACTCAAAGAAGGATTAATTCCATCTGAAAAAACATATTTTTGCCCGGGACATATCCAGATAGGGAATAAAACTATTCACTGCCATCATCCACATGGAACTCAAAATCTGGAAGGGATTATCGCCAATTCCTGTAATGTCGGAATGGCACAATGTATTCACCGGCTAAGTGACAGAAAATTTTATTCACATATTTTAGAATTCGGTTTTAATGAGTCGACTAAAATTGGACTTTCTGGAGAAGAAAAAGGGTTATTACCTAAACCTAAAGATTGGTCCAGACTGTCTAAATATACAATAGCTATTGGACAGGGAATCTCAGTTACTCCATTGCAATTAATTATGGCCGTCGGGGCGATTGCTAATAATGGCGTTTTAATGAAACCAATCGTTATAAAGGCAATTAAAACTCCGCAAGGAAAAATAATCAAGGAATTTAAACCCACGCCGGTAAGACAGGTTGTTCCTTTAGAATTAATTCCACAAATAAATAAGATGTTGACAAAGGTTGTAACTGATGGCACCGGGGAATCAGCCCAAATTAATGGCTATGAGATTGCCGGGAAAACCGCCACGGCTCAGAAGGTCGATGCAAATGGCAAGTATAGTCCTGATAAATTTATTGCCTCTTTTATTGGTTACCTGCCCGCAGATGACCCCAAAGTAATTATTTTGGTCATTGTAGATGAACCAAAAGGCACATATTGGGGAGGAACAATTGCCGCACCCACATTTAAAAAAGTGGCAAAAAGAATCATATCCTATATGGGAATCCTTCCGACTAAACCATTAGCAGAGGAACAAAGTCAGCACAAAGGATAATGGCAATTATAGTGGTTATTAGTCAAAACTTTACTCAGAGTGGATAAGTAAAAATCCCAAATCCCAAGCACCAAATCCCACATACCAAAAAGCGAATTAGAGATTAGTGAATTAGAGATTAGATTTTACTAATTCGCTAATTCGCTTAATTCACTAATTCACTAAATGGAATTTGAAATTTGGAATTTGGAATTTCAGAGCTATATCTATGTCAAATTTTGACTAATAAGTGCTATATCCTGCAAATCTGCGTCCTATTTTAAAAACCAGAATAAAAGATGTCAGGTTAAGGAGACCGGAGATAAAACAACACTGAAATATTCCTAAGATAGGGATAAATAAAATCGTAGATAAAAGCCCGCCCAGACAGGCTCCAAATAAATCAAACCCATAAATTAATCCAGCTGTTTTGCCAATTCGCTGGAAGTTTTTAAGGTAAAGTTTATTAGCTAATGGAAATTCTGCACCAACAAAAATGCCTGTAATAATGGTTAAAATCGGAAACAATATCTCAACCGCCATAAAAATACTTGCCTGACTATTTAGCCTGGAAAGGAGTAAGAATATTAATGGCAGGAGAAATGAATAAAGGAAGATAGAGAACTCTATTCTGGATAAGATGCGTATTCCCTGCTTATCATTAATCTTATTTAATATTTGATTCATCCATAAGGTGCCAATGACTAACCCAAACATAAATGAGGCAACGATTATCCCAATGCGATGATAAACATAGCCATACAAAACCTGAAAACCAAAGATTAATATTATCTCTAAGGATAATCCAGCATAGCCGGTGGTCATAATCGCTATGGGTATGGCAGTAATAGGTCTTTTTTTACAAATAACTAACTGGCTAATGAATAAGATAATTAGTATGCCCAGTATCCAGTTCAGATTTATTTTTGAAAACCAATTAAAGGTTGTCCCCAGGCGGGTATCAAACTGTGTTGACCAGAATACCATTTCATAAAAATAACCAATAGGATGAAAATCACTATTCACCAACCCCTTGTAATCCTCAATTACCTTTTTGACAAAGGTTATTCTATCTTGAAGCAGACGATATGGAAAATAATATTCATCGACATAGGTAGTTTGTATGTTTCTCCCGGTAAATCTTCTGGCTAAAGATTGCGTATCATAGGTCAAAACCCCTTTTTGGGGGCTGGCAAAAAAGAGTAATTTTTCCCCGGGAGCAATGGTCACCGAAGGGAATACCGCTTTTAATGTTTTATAGATACAACCATTAAGGTTCTTTAACTCCTGACTAAAATAATTCTCATTTGAACTTATTTTTATTGAAAAGATACCGTCTGGATTTAAGATATTTTTTATCTCCTTAAAAAATTCTTTTGTGTAGAATCTATTTAACTGAGCAGTCGCGGGGTCTGGCAGGTTGACAATGATTAAATCAAATCTTTTTGTCGCTCTTTTAACAAATAATCTGCCATCCATAAGATGGACATTGGACTGCTTAAAACTTTGTAAATCTTCTTTTGGTAGATATTTTTTAGATAGTTCTATGACCATCGGGTCTAATTCAACATAATCAACTTCGGTCTGCGGGTGCTTAAGAATCTCTGTTAATCCGCCAGCAATACCTCCGCCAATGATAAGTATCTGTTTTGGCTCAGGATGCATCACCATTGGAAAATGAATAAGTTGTTCTGCAGAAACTTTATCTGGTAGCGAAAATATAGGCAGACCACTTTCATAAAAGGTGTATTGATTTTCTTCACGACTAATCGCAATATTCCCATAGATAGAGTCCTTAGTTATTATTAAATTATATCCCTGCCATTGAAGTTTTTGAGAGAGTTGTTGTAAAAAGTTAGGCAGACCAGAGAAGATAGTTAGAGTAACTAAAACTAAAAGGAAAAGACAGATAATGGGGAAACGGCGTAGAATCAAAAATCCACTGAGTAAATTAAGAATAAAAAGGAAGGAAAACATATCAAAGGAATGAAATAAATAGACCAGAACATAAGTGAAAACAATGCCTCCTAAAATATCACCCAGTCCATCGTAGATATACACATAACCTATTTGTGGGGCAACCTCTTTTTTTGATACAGTATAGACTTTACAGCCAAGTGTAAATAAAAAGCCAGTTAAAAGACAAAGAGGCAGGAGCACAAAGAAACAACTTATCAGCATTGGGAAAAATCCAATCATTACCCCGGGCACAATGCCCAAAATATGCCGAATATCTCTTACCAGGAATATTTCCAGGGCAATGATTAGAGGAAAGAGTATTTGAAGAATAGCAAAGAGTTGTGCAGATTTTTTTAATCTATCTACCAGGCGACCGATAAGTGAACTGCCAATAGCCGTCCAGAATAACCAACCGGCTATTGTTATTCCAAATGATAGTTCATTGCCGTAAAATACGACGGCTAACTCCCGCATCAATAGTATCTGAGCCAGCGTAGAAGTAAAACCTATTAATATTAAGGCGAATATTAAATATTTCTTCATTATCCCTCCAAATTTATTTGGTAACTGGTAAAATGGCAATTGAAAACTGAGCCATTTCTGACAATTGAAAATTGACCCATTTTATTAGAAAAACTGGATTGTTTCACAATACCAGTCTTATTCCTATTATTATCCATTATACTAAAAAATCTCGGTTTTTGCAACATTATTTAATTGTAAGCCTGTGATTCAGACACTGGACATCAGACACAAGACTATAGACTCTATTTATGCAGGAAATTAGTGACATTTGGAAAACCATCCTCAAAACTTCACTCCCTGAATTTTTCCTGAGCATTACCTATGTCAGTGACAGTGTCAGTGTCAGTGAAGAAACTCTTTCAACTCATCCAACACTTCCAACTCTTTCTACTCTTTCAAGTCTTCCAGCAGAAGTATAGGCAGGTCTCCCAAGCCTTCATTCTTCTGCAATTTCTGCCCGCTTTAGTCTGAGGTCTGATGTCTATGGTCTACTGTCTGAATTGCAGAATTGTAAGCGTTCAGGTAATCCTTTACCGCAGAGACGTAGAGAAACAGAGAGGAAAATATCTTTTTTTCGCGTTTTTCGGTGTTTAAGAAGGATTAAAAACCTATTTCACAGGTTGAAAAATTTTGTTGACATAGCCACAAATCTGTAGTATAATTATTTTCAATGTCTCATAAGGAACAAATAAAGGCGATATTGCACGAGCTGTTATAGAAATAACAGATAGAGAATTAAAGTCTTTAAGAGACACTGGGAGGGAAAAAATGAGTGCAAAAGGATGTAAATTCACCTCCGGAGGTATTATTAGAGATAGGCGGTTAGAGGTTGAAATATACCCACACAAACCACGAATTGAAGCAATAGTTATCTCTGATAATCCTCAAAATCCCCCATTAGCATTAAAAATCTGGACTTTAGATGATGAAGGAATTACTGAATTATGTACATGTGCGAAACCTTGTAAATATAACGAAGCATTAATTAAACCAGCATTACCTCAACATATCGATGCACAAATGCATCAGGAAATATGTAGATTCAGAAATAACTTTGGTATTCGCAATGATAAGGTAACAATATCAATGGTAAATGTCCCTTCCCAACCTTTCTTATTTGATTCTCTCGATAATTTTAAACTTAATGGAGCCTGGAAAAATAAATCATTAATACACCAAATTCGTAAAAGGTTTGATGCTATACCTAAAGATGAGGATAATGAAGATGGAATTTTATTATATGAAGAGCTTATTAAGCGGGCTAAACAACATATAACAAAAAAACAATTTACTAAAGCAGAGTATGTCCTTAAAGAGGCAATACGGACTCTTCCTGAATCTCCCCAAGCATATTATGAATTAGGTAAACTATATAAAGTGCAAGAAAGATTAAAAGAGGCAGAAAAAACAGTTAATATTGCTCTATCTTATCTAAGGAAAATAAGTACCACCATAGATCAACCACTTTATAACCTACCGTATAAACAAGCAGAAGAGGAACTTATTGCTATAAAAAATCTTAGGGAGAAGAAAAAACAACAAAAAGAGGATAATATATGGAGGCAAATAGAGAAAAAAGATATAGAGCAGCCCAAAAGCCAGTATCAGCCAAAGGTAATAGTTTCTATTCAATTTGATAATTCTAACCAACAGATACTTACTGCTATTGCTAATGAGCAGTTTGATGGACCCAGATTTTTTAATCTTTTAGTTCATGCACAAAGAATATCACTATTTCAGAGCTTTGAACAACTACTTTGTCTTGACTCAGTAAATATTGAGCATTATCAGTATCAGATTGAGAGTGCCAGAAAAGTACTACGACGATTTGCTGGTAGAGCTATATTAGCAGATGAGGTAGGCTTAGGTAAAACTATTGAGGCAGGTTTGGTTTTAAAGGAGTACTTCATTCGTGGATTAGTATCTAAAGTATTAATATTAACTGTGCCATCATTAGTATCTCAATGGCAGGAGGAGATGGAGACAAAATTTGACCTAAAATTTATCACTACTGATTCAGCAGAATTTGACACTAAGGATACTAATTTCTGGGCAAAGCATGATTTAATCATTGCCTCACTTCATACCGCTAAGCGAGAAAACCATCGCCAGGCAATACATCAGCTTGAATATGACCTGTTGATTATTGATGAGGCTCATCACCTAAAATCTAAATCTACCATTAGTTGGCAATTTGTCAATGATATAAAGAAAAAATTTGTCCTGCTACTTACTGCTACACCTGTCCAGAACAATTTAGAAGAACTTTATAATATGATTACTATTCTTAAACCAGGACAATTAAAGACATTAAGTACATTTAAGCGAAATTTTGTCACAAGAGGTAATCCTAAAAAACCCAAAAATAAACAAAGACTACGAGAACTACTTGCAGAGGTAATGATTCGTAATACACGTGCCCAGGCAGATATTAGGATACCGAAAAGACATGCCAAAACTATTAAAATACAACTACAACAACCTGAAATGGATATATACCTCCGTGTATCAGATTTTATAAGAGGTGAATATTGCTCATTAAACCTAAATAATAACGCTTTAAATAAATTTCTACTTATGATGTTACAGCGTGAGATTGGCAGTAGTGTTATGGCAGTAATACCTACTTTAAAGAAGATGAGTGAAAATCCTAACCTTAATGATACACAGAGAAAGAGGTTTTCAAAACTCTATAAAGAGGCATATGAAGTAAATGAAAGTACTAAAATAAATGCCTTGAGATATATCTTTAACTCTATAAATGGAGAAAAATGCATAATCTTTACTCAATTCTTAGAGACACAAAAACTTATTCATCAATACCTTCATCAGGAAGGAATACCTACATCTATTTTTAATGGTAGAATGTCTTCAACAGATAAAAACTTAAGTATAAAGGAATTTCAAGACGAAAATCAAGTACTTATCTCCACTGAGGCAGGTGGTGAGGGGAGGAATTTACAATTTTGCCATATAATGCTAAACTATGACCTCCCATGGAATCCAATGCGGATAGAACAGCGTGTAGGTAGAATTTGTCGGGTAGGGCAGAAGAAAGAAACATATATCTTTAACCTATCAAGCGAGAATACTATCGAGTCCTATATCCTGGCTATACTTGATGAGAAAATAAATATGTTTGAATTAGTCCTGGGTGAGATGGATATGATTTTAGGTAATTTAGATGATGATAAAGATTTTGAAGAAACTGTTATGGATATATGGACTGGAGTTACTTCTAATGATGAGTTAGATAAAAAGATGCAAGAGTTTGGCAATTTACTACAATCTGCTAAACAAAGTTACTTGAGTACAAAGGAATTAGATGCGGCATTATTTGGTGAGGATTATGAAGTAGAATGAAGGCACAGATTATACAGATGAAGACAGCCAATTTACAGAAGTCAGATTTATAAGATATTACAGACACATTTGGGTAGTGTATAACAATAGCTATAGATTATGAGGGGGGTTAAAAAATGCTGCCCTTTGGAAATGATGATTTAAGGGACTTTTGTCAACAAGCATTCTCTTCATTAGATGGATTGGTAGAATCTGAAAATGAGGATATGCTGGAGGTGGTACTAAGTGATGAATTAGCAACTAATTTTGACAATAGGTCTTATCTTAAGTTTATCTTTGACCGTAAACTATCAACTCAATTCCCAGATGCAGAGTTTATATCTTATGGACATCCGAATCTTGATATGCTTATCAATTTAGCATCACAAAAAGGCTTAGTAACAAGATGGTATATAAATGGACTAACAACTACTACCGGATATCTATTTAAGAAAGTAGCTAACAAGGTAAAATTCTATGATTGTAAGACCAAATACTTATTGGACATACTTGAAAGATTTTCTTATTGCCTATTTAATTTCAAAATATCATATCTAACAGATGATAAAAAAGAAGAAATAAGAGCAGTTGTGGTAGA
Protein-coding sequences here:
- a CDS encoding TolC family protein, giving the protein MRIFGVMFVIVVCVVSEAWSEPLNLERSIELAISNNHSLRAASKKVILSKEGILEVKTGFYPTLKLESSYTRLNEATTVDFQGLSMAMSDDEIYEAKGVIQQPLFTGGKISSNYELAKDNYESTQYEYKKVKNELILEVKSAYLGILKALKFQQIAQETVKQVESHLKVVTNFYDAGMVAKVDVLKTEVQLANVQQNLVQAENRVNLAKVSFNQVLAQDQNTPVEVIDILELRPQIINLNECLKEAQEMRPELKQLKANIEILKQKVKIARSDYYPSVNLIGNYDYQKGQKTPIDEWEKTWMAGICLNFNLWDWKARDSRVKQAEAEMAGVEEQLLLLKDRILLEVRQTCLSLEEAEKNIGVARKSIGQAEENLRITEEMYKEGMATTTDVLDAQTLLTQAKTNYYQALYDYNLAWARLQKAIGRN
- the mutM gene encoding bifunctional DNA-formamidopyrimidine glycosylase/DNA-(apurinic or apyrimidinic site) lyase; the encoded protein is MPELPEVETIVRGLQQQIIGQKIIKVSVHLPKIIKQETKEFASQLKDTQIQGISRRGKMIIITLSNNLSLVIHLKLSGQIVYTSPRSPMANHTHLVIELSGGNQLRYIDLRQFGYVILTKTSILSQLTQLAGLGDEPLKISLSDFKRLISTKKGRIKSLLLNQSFLAGIGNIYADESLHLARIHPLQLASTLTQSQIKILYQSIRNVLTAAILYRGSSISNYVDSSGQEGGYQRFHRVYQREGQMCVTCQEKISRIKIGGRSSYFCPHCQKLNFRMNMDKHR
- a CDS encoding penicillin-binding transpeptidase domain-containing protein; translated protein: MVTRSYRERILVFIIIISLISFFLIIRLFYIQLVQSRKMSGLAKGEHTKILQIELARGTIFDCNLQELAMSIEVDSIYSQPNRIERPYKTAIQLSNILGMNPTTLYKKLTHNSSFVWLKRKVEKKQSQKIRELNIKGIDFLKEYKRFYPKNHLGAHLIGFVGLDNEGLEGIESIYDKYLKAGINRLVVLKDGEGRTILCPQNNPLVKKASNGNDIILTIDEIIQHHAEAELKNICEEQKAKSGSIIVMVPKTGEILAWAIYPFYNPNCFSQFPSHQYRNTIVTDIFEPGSTFKIFSAIALLKEGLIPSEKTYFCPGHIQIGNKTIHCHHPHGTQNLEGIIANSCNVGMAQCIHRLSDRKFYSHILEFGFNESTKIGLSGEEKGLLPKPKDWSRLSKYTIAIGQGISVTPLQLIMAVGAIANNGVLMKPIVIKAIKTPQGKIIKEFKPTPVRQVVPLELIPQINKMLTKVVTDGTGESAQINGYEIAGKTATAQKVDANGKYSPDKFIASFIGYLPADDPKVIILVIVDEPKGTYWGGTIAAPTFKKVAKRIISYMGILPTKPLAEEQSQHKG
- a CDS encoding methyltransferase; translation: MKKYLIFALILIGFTSTLAQILLMRELAVVFYGNELSFGITIAGWLFWTAIGSSLIGRLVDRLKKSAQLFAILQILFPLIIALEIFLVRDIRHILGIVPGVMIGFFPMLISCFFVLLPLCLLTGFLFTLGCKVYTVSKKEVAPQIGYVYIYDGLGDILGGIVFTYVLVYLFHSFDMFSFLFILNLLSGFLILRRFPIICLFLLVLVTLTIFSGLPNFLQQLSQKLQWQGYNLIITKDSIYGNIAISREENQYTFYESGLPIFSLPDKVSAEQLIHFPMVMHPEPKQILIIGGGIAGGLTEILKHPQTEVDYVELDPMVIELSKKYLPKEDLQSFKQSNVHLMDGRLFVKRATKRFDLIIVNLPDPATAQLNRFYTKEFFKEIKNILNPDGIFSIKISSNENYFSQELKNLNGCIYKTLKAVFPSVTIAPGEKLLFFASPQKGVLTYDTQSLARRFTGRNIQTTYVDEYYFPYRLLQDRITFVKKVIEDYKGLVNSDFHPIGYFYEMVFWSTQFDTRLGTTFNWFSKINLNWILGILIILFISQLVICKKRPITAIPIAIMTTGYAGLSLEIILIFGFQVLYGYVYHRIGIIVASFMFGLVIGTLWMNQILNKINDKQGIRILSRIEFSIFLYSFLLPLIFLLLSRLNSQASIFMAVEILFPILTIITGIFVGAEFPLANKLYLKNFQRIGKTAGLIYGFDLFGACLGGLLSTILFIPILGIFQCCFISGLLNLTSFILVFKIGRRFAGYSTY
- a CDS encoding SNF2-related protein, whose product is MSAKGCKFTSGGIIRDRRLEVEIYPHKPRIEAIVISDNPQNPPLALKIWTLDDEGITELCTCAKPCKYNEALIKPALPQHIDAQMHQEICRFRNNFGIRNDKVTISMVNVPSQPFLFDSLDNFKLNGAWKNKSLIHQIRKRFDAIPKDEDNEDGILLYEELIKRAKQHITKKQFTKAEYVLKEAIRTLPESPQAYYELGKLYKVQERLKEAEKTVNIALSYLRKISTTIDQPLYNLPYKQAEEELIAIKNLREKKKQQKEDNIWRQIEKKDIEQPKSQYQPKVIVSIQFDNSNQQILTAIANEQFDGPRFFNLLVHAQRISLFQSFEQLLCLDSVNIEHYQYQIESARKVLRRFAGRAILADEVGLGKTIEAGLVLKEYFIRGLVSKVLILTVPSLVSQWQEEMETKFDLKFITTDSAEFDTKDTNFWAKHDLIIASLHTAKRENHRQAIHQLEYDLLIIDEAHHLKSKSTISWQFVNDIKKKFVLLLTATPVQNNLEELYNMITILKPGQLKTLSTFKRNFVTRGNPKKPKNKQRLRELLAEVMIRNTRAQADIRIPKRHAKTIKIQLQQPEMDIYLRVSDFIRGEYCSLNLNNNALNKFLLMMLQREIGSSVMAVIPTLKKMSENPNLNDTQRKRFSKLYKEAYEVNESTKINALRYIFNSINGEKCIIFTQFLETQKLIHQYLHQEGIPTSIFNGRMSSTDKNLSIKEFQDENQVLISTEAGGEGRNLQFCHIMLNYDLPWNPMRIEQRVGRICRVGQKKETYIFNLSSENTIESYILAILDEKINMFELVLGEMDMILGNLDDDKDFEETVMDIWTGVTSNDELDKKMQEFGNLLQSAKQSYLSTKELDAALFGEDYEVE